The Raphanus sativus cultivar WK10039 chromosome 2, ASM80110v3, whole genome shotgun sequence DNA segment atacatatatattttcattaaactaatttttttaaaaaaaatcctgCGTTTTTAAAAAGTGGATACAAGTCTAGTTGTGTTTAAACTGGAGATTGATGAAACTGGCCTGATGTCTGAATACTTGCaagataaattttttattttttaaatgtattagAAAACAATAGTTGAAATCGTTAGTCATACAAGAACTTCATAATCAAATAATTTGGGAGAATTACCCGGacaaataatttttgaaataccCCTGATTAAAATAATGATCTCGCGTGTCACGGGACAGAAACATGcctagtaaaataaatatatgtaactaTATTTACTAATTACTACTAtcgagtttcaaaaaaaaattactattattgaTTGTGAGTTaccaactaaattttgttaaaggcATAACTGTAAAAACCTACAAATGGTCTGAACTACATTTCTACATCATTagttaagaaaagaaaacattttcacGATGATATAAAGAAACACTATATACTTAATTACCGACTTCTCTAAGTTACGGGATAAGTTGAAACCTACTTGTTAGCAATTTAGCAAACCTTGTCTACATCATATTTTGATTGTAAATTCCATCcaaattataaatatgaaaGACGAATAACAAGCAAACAaatcatatatacatattattattgCAATATATCAATTTGTGTAGATCATGTATATGTGGCATGCCTTTGAGGATACGAACTTAAAAGGGAGTTAGGTCACTTGCTTGGGAAATAAAAAAGCCAACCTTATTTTGAGGTTTCCTCAATGTTTTTCTAATCCACGATATACTGACAATAACCTTCATGGATTTTGATATCTAACCCTAATCGTGACTTCTCTGATAGCTACCATCCCCCCCCTCTCTTTGCTTATTCCCCAAGCAATTTTAGCTTACGAATGTTCTGACTAGCTCCACGTCGTCGATTAATCTCCTTAAAGAGTTCCCACctgcaaaataaaattaaataattaataaacagaTGTACTTATCACTTAAAGTGCCTTATGAAATGATGAAATTCACTAAAGAGTAAAAACATAACCGTTAACCACAAATGTTACTCTCTAAAAGTTTAATACAGTTCTAAATTATTTGCAGAATTCTGATTTCTGACCATATCTAACGATATCAACTGCCACATTTGGTCCGAGTTACTTACCTCCTCATGTAAAAATTTGTAAGTCTAATATACTCGAAGGCTCAAAGTTGTCAAAGAATCAGAACAGGAGAAACTATGATACTAAAGAAACTATAGTTAGCAAGTTtgcatttcatatttaattctttttttttggacaaagcATTTCATATTTAATTCTATGCCATAATCTTGAAAAATTAACTAAGAGTTTTGGAGGGGCTTAAGAGGGTCAAAGAGTTTGACTTATCTTTGACACCACTCATTGATAAGCTGTCATCATATATGCTCTAACAGCTAGTCAAAATCAAGAGTCTGGAATTACATAGACTTCTCTACcaattatctttttgtttttgtttttacataaACAACTACAAAATGTTTTTTCTACATCTCCTGCTCAAGCGAGCACCTAACTTCCCTTCCTATATATACACTAAATGCTGAAACAATGAATCCACAATctacaggaaaaaaaaaaaagaacagaggCAGAGTATTAAGTGACCTTCCAGCTTACTTATACTTCCtaggatatatatataacaaatggCGTCTTGGCTTCTCTTTGCTGTGTTCTCTTGtgttcttcttcctgaaactgTATTTGGGGAAACAAGGCATTACACGCTGGACGTATGTAAAGATTTGTTTATTCTGTGTAAATGTTCAGATTATACATGAAAGGTTGCAGATGATGATAAGATGTTTCATACTTTTTTTGCAGATAAAAATGCACAACGTGACACGTCTTTGCCACACAAAGAGCCTTGTTTCTGTAAACGGGAAGTTTCCAGGGCCTAAGATTTTTGCTAGAGAAGGTGACCAGCTTCTGATCAAAGTTGTTAACCATGTGCCAAATAATATCTCTCTCCACTGGTAATAATTTAAAtgacttaagaaaaaaaaacttaaaagacTTTTAGCACTATTAAGAAGCAATATTTGATTGATTACTAACACCTGAAAAATCTCAGGCATGGGATCAGGCAATTACGGTCTGGTTGGGCTGATGGACCAGCTTACATAACCCAATGTTCTATTCAGACAGGGCAAAGCTATGTATACAACTATACCATTGTTGGTCAAAGAGGCACTCTATGGTACCATGCACACATCTCATGGCTCAGAGCAACAGTCTATGGTCCTCTTATCATACTTCCCAAACACGGTGTTCCTTACCCGTTTCCAAAACCTCACAAAGAAGTTCCCATGGTCTTTGGTGAGGATGATGACTAAACAGACTGAGAATCTGATGAGGATTTCAAAACATTAATATTACTGATTTTCTTAATGGTTAAAATTTCAGGGGAGTGGTTCAATACAGACACTGAGGCAATCATCCGCCAAGCGACCTTGACAGGAGGTGGTCCTAATGTCTCTGATGCATACACCCAGGTAACAGAAAATAGCTTTACATGAGTCTAATCTGATAtgaaaataataactaaaagtTTACAAAATGTATGACAGGAGTGTGGTACTACCTAATGGTAGTATCTCTTAAGATttgtggcgttccacgatctgatttcaggtatcccggttcgcaccttttggagcttgtaaacgccaggtcgtaccacatggatgatccgatagggaccttcccagttggtttcTAACTTTCCAgtatctggttccttggttccttcgaaaactttcataagtactaggtcacctacagcgaactgtcggggacctgactttggagttgtactgtcgtgccattgcttgctgatagttttgaatgcgaatcagggctcggtcccgtctttcctcgattagatcgagcctgtccgttaggagctgatcattagctgcgggtcGGATGTACatagttcccggcggaggctaccagcaatggtttcagctgggatgacagcttccatcccgtaagctAAGGAGAAAGaagtttcttctgtagccttttgtggggtggttcgacatgtccaaagtacttcaggtaacttttctgaccagatTTCTTTCTGGGTTCCGaagcgtttcttgaggtttgctaatactgatttattagcagcctccgcctggccgtttccttgagctcgtcgaggtgttgagaaggtcaggcgaatattccatttgtcacaaaatattttgaagtcatgggatatgaactgtcctccattgtcggttacgatttcatatgggacgccgtgtctacacacgatttctttccacacgaatcgttcgacctcgactctggttacctgttggaaagcttcagcctctatccatttcgtgaaatagtctgttaggactaagaggaagcgtagcttcttctttccacttcctgacgctactagtggtcctacgatgtccatggaccacctcataaatgggtaaggggcggatatgttggatagcttctccgcaggttggtgtataatcggtgcatgcctctggcacttgtcgcatgaagaggagtagacctcacagtctgcaataacggtaggccagaaatagccatgtcttttgattctgatggccagagctcttcctccagagtggttcccgcaggagccgtcgtgcatttccttcatgagtctcatagcaacgaggccatggacacattttaggtaaggtccggaaacgcttcgtttgtggaggacatactcgattatgcagtatctcgcgcttaatgctttgagcttccgagcctcccatttattgggtggggtctttccttccaggatgtattgcgcgattggtattctccaatcctgtctccctacaactttgttgtGAAGAGACGaaggaggttcctgttcgggacctggtgtcgtggtgcccccggaggtattcgtaggattaggctccagggagtctaaatttcgaggaatacctccaattTCTTCATTATTCTCCGGAGTCTGGATGGTGtccccagatgaattttggagggctgaacggcttctggttttaactctgcagacgagtgggtctgagttggtgcctcCGGAGGTATTCGTGAGATTAGGCTCCacggagtctgaatttcgaggaataccttccgtgttttggattgtgctcccggaggtatgctttttagagctacgtattttggcttttgggaaccagaatgttgtaagaacttgggtagctgccgtttcagggcaggtaccctCGGGTTGCTCCTTTagcttgctgtctatctcagctttagtagctatgttgatgcttggtttttcgattctttctacgggtatgatccgttttacgagggggtccgatgtggaggctaaagcagccaacgcatctgctgaggagttctctcctcgtgggatccttgttagctcgaatttgtcgaactgcttagtgaggttctggacgacttcgagacatgcccccattctttcatccctcgtttcatattctccgtgaaactggctagctactagctgtgaatcactataagcgtttagctctcgaattccgaggcttagggcgagtttcaaccctgcgattagtgcttcatattcagcttcgttgtttgaggcgttgaatccgagcctatatgactgctcaatggtttctcctgctgaagaagtcagccttagaccgaccccggagccctgttttgatgaggctccgtcgacatacaggctccattttggagattccatttcggagtctaattgctcggatgctagctcaATGACAAAGTCGGCAATGACCTGAgccttcgctgctgctcgaggtctatactcaatgtcgtattcactgagctctatggcccatttagccaatcgccctgactggctagggctgtgcaatatcattcgtaatggttgtgaggtcattacgatgattgagtgcgattggaagtaaggtcgtaattttctggcagctgttacgactgctagcgctaatttttccattgcagggtaccttgtttcggcgtctataaaactcttgctggtgtaatagacgggcctttgttcgttttgttcttctcgtactaggacaccgctaactgcagcagtcgatacGGCAAGGTACATGTACAATGGCTCTTctactacaggtttggataggatcAGAGGTTCAGataggtaagctttcaattgtttgaaggcttcctcacatttctcgtcccataaaaacttcttattatttcttagaagtttgtagaatgggaggcacttatcggtggatttggatatgaatcgatttaatgctgcgattcgtccagtcaatctctgtacctctctggttgtcttaggtgaaggcatttctaggaaggttgctatctactgcgggttggcttcgatgcctctttcggttacgagatagcctaggaactcgcctgagggtaccccgaaggtacatttagtgggattgagcttcatatcgtatttattgaggatatcgaagcattcccttaagtgggagatatggtcttctccagctgaggatttgactagcatatcgtcaatatagacctccatggtttttccgagttgcccagcaaacatcttatttactagcctctgataggtagctcctgcgttctttaatccgaatggcataaccttgtaacaataggttcctcgttcggttatgaatgcagttttctcctggtcctcaggatccatcatgatttggttgtatcctgagaaggcatccatgaaggataggagtcgatggccagctgttgcttcaaccaggcggtcgatgtgaggtaacgggaagctgtctttaggacaatcCTTGTTTACGTCGGTGAAGTCTACACAAATTCTCCATTtcctgtttttcttctttacaactaccgggttagctaaccagtcagggtagtgtacctctcgaatggatccagctttcgtaagtcggtcaacttcgtcgttaacagcttgagccttttcgaggcctagcttgcgacacttttgtttgatcggtttgaaagtggggtctacttttagtttatgggtggtgacgttcggatctatgcctttcatgtcattggtggaccatgcaaaagttttgacattgcttttcaggaagtcaatgagctccttttttgtctcaagaggtagctcagatccgatgctcacctgtctttcaagATTTGAGTCGTCAATGCAAACTTTTTGGTGAGGTTCTTGGgaggacctcgaatattttgttgcatttcgcgatcctcctggatctgtaattgctattggggggacttttggaggatttcgaatcctcccaagtagcagatcctggatatcttctggctaccgtgtacggtagttattccttcaggtgttgggaatttcacacattgatgataagtcgaggctactgccttcatcttgtgaatccagggtcttcccaagatcgcatggaacggggaaggtctgtcgatgactactaagttggtcattttcattattccgccagctatgattgggagcttgatagtccccaatgaggtagctgtttctccggagaagcctacgagattagctttttggccaataatttcgtagtcgtctatttccatcccttttagggtgttgtagaagataaggtcaacagagcttcctgtgtctatcatgagtttagggacctcgtatcctgcgatgttcagggtgacaatcaacgcatcatcgtgaggtctgtcaaggtttgaggtctcgctttcccagaaggaaatcttagtattggactcagggttaggaggcttaggtccagtgttagacacagccttccgtacgtgattcttaatggagttgacggagtcttgacatatatctgatcctcctaggatacagtccaccctcgagtcggggctagattgaggggacggtttgctcaagagagcttcgacttgtaaactttttccttgggggaattttccaagaatcatatcgactcttttcttgggagctggaggtggcgaatcggtctccttctcaggtgacctcttgcgctttggagaggtgtctctgggacttcttttctgataaggtggtggctttttaaggcccactccctttatttctccagctgcgaatttagctgccagttgtcgttggaggtcccaacattcctcagttaagtgcccttctcgatcgtgataagagcaatgtttgtttttatcaaagccttttgaccagggagttttgtttgctgcggcgacaggtttctcttccttttcttcctcgattgcataggaatgttctcactgagtttggttgtttcgggggttcccccttttatgaggtccctttgcctaagaggattcacctttcgagtgattctgaggcttcttgtggagtttatccagtgcagctgtctcctcctccaaagtaatgtatctggtggctttatgaagagcatcatcgatagttggaggagtattgagtgttagctccgaccagaacttcgatttatagaacagacctctcctaagagcctcgatggcgactaggtcgttcggattcgagagcttagttcttactgccctgaatttctcgatgtagactcgtagtgaatcccccattccttgtctgaccttccaaaggtcggcctcagaggcttgcttcaggatatgggtcgagtactgcttcatgaaggcactagttaactgatcgaaactatctatcgaggctggttcgagaccagagaaccactcaagggctgttccgaccaagttttcggtgaatgtcctgcagtaacctgcttcacattcttcctgtgtaaaatgggctttcacgatagccaatcagaaagctctcaaataggcctttgggtcagaggtcccatcatactcgagaattctgatttttcgagtatctcttatgtaggagctggcaattctgtcagtgaatggagttccacgggtttcttcgatcaagctatcgatttcgggagctgagctcgtagctttatggacttgagctcccaatttttggagagctgcgtgagttcgttccatatatctacaGATAGCTTCGGGTCCTTCTAAGggaaggacatttgggtcgttattaggtacccggcgggcaggttcctgacggaatcttgttggctcatcttcccatgcagttggtgggctaagtcgctcaccagctcttgggttatcggaggTTACCCTTCGATACCCGTCCCCATTCGGggttgagcttctggtttgataaaccgaagctgatgttctgcccccggatgggaaggatactcctgctccggacctaaaatcaggcggaggaggaggtaagcgagtgctccggtcagcaatctgactgggtgtggagctggttgtcgctacgttacttcccatagcactggtaataggtgggttaaacacgggagctgccccagtatgaggtgtctggaaagcagatccccgtccttccggagcagtgttatcaggggaaaagtctaaacgtcctcggAGGAATGAGGGATCTGTCAATCGATCTCGAaaagtgacccccggagcttgacgttgtggtggttgggttgttgtgtCTAGAGACCtcgttatctcttcgaatcgttgatGTCGagcagctagctgatgcatcgtacgctcactttcctgagctttgtctactaattgcatcatcatctgacgaatctcagagaACTGAGCCTCCGTTTGGTTCGGagtggcttgctgctgaggattctcggtgactggaagcccgggggcggttccacttgatgatctcgggttagtagctccggttgcagtctggctcgttcgagcgccagccggaggctgttgcccagatcggtggtcgccacgtcgaggctctgtggttacgagactagagcctccatcgttcggtgagccatcgctctgaatcggaaGGTTAAGGTAAGACGGATTTGTTGtttgatcggtaggattcatcctcaagttagggtaagggattcgattgtttcttcccaacagacggcgccaattgtgagggattaaactcacctcctgattttagatcaggtttatagtttaggaaaggattagggaaagataatcgtggactgaatcccgtaagaacttgttgaatgaactccGATTTGTATTAATGATTTTTGGTAAAAGAACGTTTACAAGAGATGATCTTcaatgaatacaaagattataagaatgttacaataataagaatgttttcagagtatcttctttcttgattcactttctctttaaatagcctcaggtcccgcttgatcgtcaccaactggttcccgagatcttctccgtttattgaggaatccgcaacagtttcctttgaccgggtcctgcgctccttctgttatggtgtgagcttcctcttcaccgtgacctctttGGTTAAAgtccttagctctcagcctccggctctagcTTAGCTCCTTTCAAAGATTGAATTCGTGATGGACCTGTTGTGGCCCGTTATCGTCTTTTGTTATTCATTAttcagctatcgggccatattcgggcccaacaggtgcgggtattatttttcctACTCGCAGGTAATGCGGATCGGATTTCTGAATCCAAAAAATGATTCAATCCGCGGGTCGGAGCGGGTTGACCCTTAAACCCATGCCTATTGGTAATAACCTGACTTCACCATAGCCAATAGCCTTATTAAAGTATGTAAAGTCCATCATCCTTTTTTCACATCATTTGAAGACCTCCATCTTTAAAACCTTCTAGAACTTGGCCTTCCTCCACTTTCACATTCCACTCAAAGAGAGTTTCTGAAAAAACTaagagaaataataaaaatctcatCACCCAACAATGACACACCATTAGATGCATCTGTGAACAATTACAACATCGGTGATGCCTCTGATTACGAAGATTATTCGAACGCGGACCCAACAGCTATTACAGAAACATCAACATGCGATATTTTGTTGTGGAATCACTCGAAATGCTCATTGAGCATGCTAAGTTCAAGGAACTGTGCTTAAAGAATGatattattaagtttttttattattttaaaaaaacgatGGTATTATTCTTCAAATAAAACGTACAAAACAATGTCTTATGCAATTcacatatatattgatatatcaaaaaattatatagcaaaaatcaaaattatatttttttcgaATTTGGTTAATAACGGTCTTTTTGACTTTAACATAATTTACTGTATTCGTttcattatattatacttttactTACTCGATCTCTCGGTTCGACAACCATTCTGGTTTGGATATGAAAACTCTATGATTCAGATATAAAAACTCGATGAAAATATTGTACTAGACTGAAATGATTATAATAGAATGCTGACCAAGACAGATATGAAAACTCTGACAAAATAATTCTGATTCTGGTTTAAcgatcaacaaaaaaatatctctaATCATAGTTTAAATTCATAGtcttatttaagaaaaataaaataaaatatatgaataaatttaagataaattttataaaaagtttaaaataaataatttattaaaaatcataatttgcattacataaaatattaaaagcaCGGATTAAAAAGTATACCACCGTCATTTAATCTAGTATGCTTGATCAAACAGTTCTGGTTATGTGTATGATCGTAGGCGAAAGGGCCCATCAATGCACAAATGTGACCCAACAACTCACAATAAAAAGTAGGCCCAAATTGATcctatataaaaagaaaagatctAGAACCAAGATCCCTAAATCAATCTTGAAAACCCTAGATTCCTCCAcacccccccccctcccccaattcgacgaagaagaagatgtcgCGGTTCCTGGGAAACACCACCTTCACCTTGGCTAAGGAGGTAACGGAGAGATGCTGTATCTGCTAGATTAAATCTATTGCTTTTGTGTCTTTTTCACTGAGATTGAACAATAAATATGCAGCAGGTTTGTCGCAAGGGGATGCTGCCATTGCAGTATCGCGGTTTTTCATCCGCGAGTGTGAAAGGTATCCTCAATTTTTATTTGCATATCAAAATATATCCTTTtaagtcaaaaaaatatttttttccgttgtttcttgtttcttgtttctAATTTTCGTTGgaattcgattttttttttttggtttggtttgttaGCTGTCCCGAAAATTTATGGACACTTCTTTAAAGCGGCCTTTGGTGGTGCTGGATTCCTTCTCGGTATGTTGTTTGTAagctttttattattatttgttttggtttcagtAGAAGCAATCTCCTTCTTCATACAACCTGTTTGTTTGGTATTTCTTTCTTCAGGTAGTGTGACAACAAGCCCCTTCCCAAGCGGTCTTCTGGAGATTGAAGAGGAAATTAAAGAGGTAAATAAACCGATTGggattaaaagtttttttttctctctcttctttcctaTATAATAAATCTTCGTCTCTCCATGTTTCAGCTTTCCAGTGATGATACCCACGTACGTTTGGAATAAGTATGCTACGACAAGTCGAGTTGATTTTGTCTGTGTCTGAATAAGAGAACAAGTGATGGTATTTGGGTGTTGtgtcttttttttaatctctatGCAGTCATGAACATGTCTATGAACATGTGACTATGTTTATTGCTATTACATTTGTGGTCAGTTAAACAAATTGAAATACGGACTAATGTTTTTTCAGAAACAGTGAAGTGTTTAATCAGCTCTAATAATTGATCGTCTTGTATTGGaacatattttacaaatttttgaaGTTAATAATCACACACCACTAGATAATGTTCATGTTACTTTCATTAGTAACTATAAAAGAAATTTGCATGCAGTCCACCATATTATATATCAACCTTAAGGCTTACGAGagctaagatttttttttattagaaaaacagaaacaaacatTCACTAGATTGACAAGTGTTCTCCATCCTTTTAAATCCTCTTCTGTCTCGCAATGAATGCTTCAATCTTCTGGTTTCTTAGCTCTCACCACTACTTTCTTGTCCGAATCACAAACTTTCAAATGCTTCTCGGAATCATACCTCCTCACTATCTTCCCACCATTTGTACTCTCAAGCGGTTGAACCGCCTCAAACGCTTTCTGCGATTGGCATCTCTCGAAACTAACCATTTTCAGCTTCTTGGACTGTTCTGTTTTGGTCTCATGAACTTCAGATGTCTTCTTCTCTGTCTTGTAAAGAAGTTATTGGTATAGATCGTTGTAGCTTGCCGCTTCTGCTGTCTCGTGAGAGGAGCTGTATCGTCTGGATTTCGCAAAAAGAGTAGTTACAATAGCGTTTCCGACGAAGAAAACGAATCTCGGGCTAACGAGAAACTCTGATGCTTCCCTGAAAATGTCACCGGAGACTCGCACTGAAGGGATAGAGAGTTTTGAGATCAAGATTAGTAGAAGAATCAGTTCGATCAGTCTGAATATGTTCGTGAAGATTCCTCTAGGTTTCTCCATCTTAAAGTGTTGAAACTTAATTGAATCCATTGATATGATTCTCTTCAACAGAGTACAAACACAGGAAAAAAAGGTTTTCAAAGTAATCTTATGTATGCGGCTGAGTATCTTAGATCACGCCAAAGAAGTTAGATTTTCGGAAAAGAAGTGAGAAGCAGAGAGTTTTGCCACCAAAAAATGAAATAGAGAAAAAAGAACAATAGTCATAGTGAACGAAGACCAGTTCTTGCTGTTATGTTTCACAAAAACTGAGGAATCTTTATGTGAagatctctgttttttttttttttttaaatatgttttgtttctaCTTGGTGTTTGTTGGATCTTGTTGGTGTTgagttggtttttttttttttgtcaacttctgGATTTTATTAAATCCAAATCTTTGGCCCAAAAGACATTACAAGTGAGACCAGTTATTTTTACAAGCGAGATCCAACAAgaaactaaattatttaaagCCCAGAAGAAAGATATCCGCGTGACTCCACGTAATCTGTTTCTAGAGAAATCAAGAGCTCTTCCTTATCTCCACGTGTTCTCTATGCACAAACTCCGATCACCGACAGTCTTCACCACCGTGGTCTTCCGCGGTTCTTTTCCGCCTCCGTCTTTCTCCACCATAGCAGAGAATTAGGTTAACTTGATTTCACTTGCAGTCTTCTTTCCCCTTCCACCGTTGAATCTGCCGTACTCTAAACCATATTGCCGGAAGTGGTAGCACAACGAAAACTTGTGACGATTAAAGACAGACCCTTTGTTGGAACACTTTCACAATGGAAAGTTCCATCTCTACTGAATCTGCTCATAATCAAACAAGCTTTTTCGAGAAACTTAATACAACTATTTATCACGGTAACTTTGCATATATTCAATAGAGAAGCAAAGATTAACACCGATTCCAATAGAGTATCAAGAATAACCGACAAAACGATAGAAAACTTCGAATTCAACGGAATATGAAAGtaagaacaagagaaagaggGCAGTAAAACTCCGATTTAAACTCGGAGAAACTTAGATATGTCCAAACCATAACAGAGAAAGATAGGAATTAGATGCAAGTCTGTTCTGGTTGGGACTTTACACAACAAAAAGTCGCCTATGCGAAAAACGAAATCGCCAATGCGAAAAAACGAAACTCGCCAAAGCGAAACCGAAAATCGATTCTAGATCGAAGTTATTTACAAgcaaaaagacaaaag contains these protein-coding regions:
- the LOC130508574 gene encoding uncharacterized protein LOC130508574, whose translation is MILGKFPQGKSLQVEALLSKPSPQSSPDSRVDCILGGSDICQDSVNSIKNHVRKAVSNTGPKPPNPESNTKISFWESETSNLDRPHDDALIVTLNIAGYEVPKLMIDTGSSVDLIFYNTLKGMEIDDYEIIGQKTKKELIDFLKSNVKTFAWSTNDMKGIDPNVTTHKLKVDPTFKPIKQKCRKLGLEKAQAVNDEVDRLTKAGSIREVHYPDCFPLPHIDRLVEATAGHRLLSFMDAFSGYNQIMMDPEDQEKTAFITERGTYCYKVMPFGLKNAGATYQRLVNKMFAGQLGKTMEVYIDDMLVKSSAGEDHISHLRECFDILNKYDMKLNPTKCTFGVPSGEFLGFISKSTDKCLPFYKLLRNNKKFLWDEKCEEAFKQLKAYLSEPLILSKPVVEEPLYMYLAVSTAAVSGVLVREEQNEQRPVYYTSKSFIDAETRYPAMEKLALAVVTAARKLRPYFQSHSIIVMTSQPLRMILHSPSQSGRLAKWAIELSEYDIEYRPRAAAKAQVIADFVIELLVASQFHGEYETRDERMGACLEVVQNLTKQFDKFELTRIPRGENSSADALAALASTSDPLVKRIIPVERIEKPPNLTNTSGGTNSDPLVCRVKTRSRSALQNSSGDTIQTPENNEEIGGIPRNLDSLEPNPTNTSGGTTTPGPEQEPPSSLHNKVVGRQDWRIPIAQYILEGKTPPNKWEARKLKALSARYCIIEYVLHKRSVSGPYLKCVHGLVAMRLMKEMHDGSCGNHSGGRALAIRIKRHGYFWPTVIADCEVYSSSCDKCQRHAPIIHQPAEKLSNISAPYPFMRWSMDIVGPLVASGSGKKKLRFLLVLTDYFTKWIEAEAFQQVTRVEVERFVWKEIVCRHGVPYEIVTDNGGQFISHDFKIFCDKWNIRLTFSTPRRAQGNG
- the LOC130508573 gene encoding laccase-17-like, which codes for MASWLLFAVFSCVLLPETVFGETRHYTLDIKMHNVTRLCHTKSLVSVNGKFPGPKIFAREGDQLLIKVVNHVPNNISLHWHGIRQLRSGWADGPAYITQCSIQTGQSYVYNYTIVGQRGTLWYHAHISWLRATVYGPLIILPKHGVPYPFPKPHKEVPMVFGEWFNTDTEAIIRQATLTGGGPNVSDAYTQECGTT